The sequence below is a genomic window from Flavobacterium lipolyticum.
CCTCCGGGAAGAGCTCCCAAAAAAACTCCCTTAAAATTATACTTTCTTGCTAGATCATAATCTCTTTCACAATCTGTTATTAAAAAATCAACTCTGTTTAAAACAGATTCAAGTTTCTGAATGTCATTTTTAAGAACCTGATGTCTAAAAATATCGCTTCCCCAACAAGAATAAATCCATTTAATCCCCGGATTTTTATTCATTGCTTTCAGTATGGGATAAGAGCAGTAATGCAATTCAAAACTATGAACTATATCGGGCTTAATTTCCTGTATAATTTTCTCGAAACCTTCATTGGCAGAAACTTCTAAATAAGGAATTATTTTATCATACGCCGAAGGCATCTTTTTCCTCAAAAAATATTCTCCTTTTATGTAGGGATATTTTCTTTTTTTCCAATCTACGAATTGACGAACATAATCTAAATTCTCTAGCGGTCCCCGATCTAAAACATCAAACCAATAAAGTTCATGACCTTTATCTTTTAAGTTTTCAATCCAACGGAGCACGTGGATAGACGGCATCGATACAAAAAGTATTTTCACTTGATCTATAGTTTTAACTTACTCATTAAATCTTTTTCTGTCTAAAACTTAAACAGCATCTTCTTAAACACTTTATAAAGGCATTCATCTGCATTGCTGAAAGATAAAAAAGAAGTAAATAACGCCATTCGGTCCATCTCAGTTTCCTGTTCTTTTTGATTGAAATTTCATATTCTAATATCAAATCCAACTGTTGCGGCTTACTAAAAAAATCCATTTTTTCAACAATACATTGTTTGTAAAAATTTTCGCTCGCAAGATCTTTTAATTTTTGATTATTCTGTTTTCCGGATATGGACGAACTGGAATATCTAATTAATAAATTACTCTCATTTATAGAGTAAATAGGTTTATCATCAGAAAAAAATAACCAAGCTGCATCATCACTATGCCAGGCTAGAGGAAAATCAAAAAAGCCATATTCCTGAAAAGCCCTTTTTGAAAATGTATATTCAGACAAAGAACTCCTTGTCAATCCTTTAAATCTTCTAAAATAGGAATCGGATGCTTTTTCCCATACCGGATTTGTAAATGAATGACTTATTTTTCCGTTCAAATTCATGTTTAATGATTTTGAAGCAAATCTTACCAGATTTGATTTTGTATGAAAAACATTGTAATGCTCATACCAGGACGCTACAACATTTTTCTCTAAAATATCGTCATCACCCAAAATCATTATCCAGTCTTCCTCTTTAACAAGGGCAATGCAACGTTCCCAATGCTTCGCCAGTGATATTCCTCCTAAATTTTCCTCAAATATCTGGTAAACGAAATCAATTTTGTCCTTGTACTCCTCCAAAAGTAAAGAGGGATCTTCCGGACTGGCATCGTTTCCTATGTATACTCTGAATCTTTTATCTGTTTGCTCCGATAGTGATTTTAAGGTTTCTTCAAAAAAAATCAATTTATAATATGGAATTACAATCGCTAGCATTTATCCCTTATTTATTTTTCCGAAAATTGTAAACCCAAAAAAGGTTTTACAAAACAAATCAAGTACAAATTTTTCACTTTTAAGTTTTGCAGAAAACCCTTCCCTTTCTTTTTGTAAGTTGTAGTTTAATGCCCCAAAAGATCCCAGATGTTCTACAAAAAAATCGGCATGTTTTATACTTAAATAGTTGAATAGTCTCTCTTTTATAGTACCATCCAGTTTTTTTTGCCTGGACACTAATTTTATTCTGTAATAGAATCCTATAATATTTAAACATGATACATTTCCTCCATTCTTTAGAAGTGATATCCAAAACTCCCAATCCTCAAGACCATCGAGCATGTTATTATCATATCCTCCAATCAATTCCCAATCTTTCTTTCGGTACATTGCCGAGCAAAAAATCATATTATCTAGTGCCAACTCTTTGAGTGAAAATGGTGTCAGATTCCAGTTTCCTGTTTCATCACCAAATTTTTCTGCTTTACAATAAACAAGTTTTAATGACTCATCATTTTCAAATGCTCTTATAGCTAGTTTGATGTAGTCTTTAGCAATTTTATCATCTCCGTCAAGTGGCAGGATAAATTGGCCCACACTGTTTGTTATACCAAGATTTCTGGCACTGCTAACCCCTGCATTTTCCTGATAATAGTATTTAAATCTTACATCTTGTTCGATCCATTTTCTTACTATTTGTTCTGCATTATCAGAGCTTCCGTCATTTACTACAATACATTCCCAGTTTTCAAATGTCTGGTCTGAAACAGATTGTAAAGCTTCATCCAAATACTGAGCCTGATTATAACATGGAACCACTATAGAAACTATTGGATCTTTCATTTTTTACTATAGAAAGTTATTGATTTTACAAACAGTTTTGTTTCGTGCCATAATTTTAATTTAAATGGTGACTTTTTTCTAATTTTTAAATATTGCAAATAAACTTTTGGAGAGTATTTTTCTTTTTTAAAAAAATAGTCTTTATACAAATTGTTCTGAATCTCTAACAGATACTTTTCAAAACCTGTCTTTTCAAAAAAAGAAGTTTGATTTGCCAAAAGCAATTTGTTTTTTAAATCTTCGAATCGATTTATTTCGCTAAAAGAAACAAATTCTCTTCGTGATATTATCTTCTTTAGAAAATCTTGTGTCTCATCATCTCTTTCAAAATTGAGATTCGTCAGTAAATTAACTTTAATCTCCAGTGCAGTATTTGCTTGTTGTTCATTTCTTTTATGAGAAACTTGCGAATTGTGAACACGATAATTAAGTAAAACTTCCGGCAAATTGTACAGCTTTCCCACGGCTAACAATCTTGTCCAGAGATCATAATCTTCGGCTGGCTCTTTTTGGGTATCGTAAATTAAAGCAAATCTATCCAAATAACTTTTCCTCATCATTACAGTTGGATGTCCTATACAACAATCCTTAAGCATTGCCAATTTTATATCATCATGATCTTCAGGAACAACAACGATTTTATCTTTGCCAATTATCTTAAAGTATGTGCCAATAAGTACTGTTTCAGGATTTTTATCTAAAAAAGCAACTTGTTTAACAAAACGTTCCGGCAGACTTATATCATCACCGTCCATACGGGCAATATATTCTCCTTTAGCAATGCTCAATCCGAAATTCAGACTATTCGTAAGACCTGAATTTTGAGGTTTTACGATTAATTGTATTCTGGGATCATTATAGTTTTTTATAATTGATACTGTTGAATCTAGAGAAGCATCATCAATTATTATAAATTCAAAATCTGAAAAAGTCTGATTCAAAATACTATCTATTGCTTCCTCTATATAAAGTTCGCAATTATAGACAGGCATTAGAACTGATATCTTGGGGCTTGAAGACATTATTTCACTTCTTTTTCGAATAATTCTATATCTGATGCAACCATTTGTTTTACTATATCATTCAAATCAAATTTTGGTTCCCATCCTAAAACTGTTCTTGCCTTTGTAGAATCTCCGATCAACAAATCAACCTCTGTTGGTCTATAATAAGTAGGATCAACTTTTACTACTTCTTTGCCAATCTCAATTTGATATTTTGGATTCGAACAAGATTTAACTTTTCCAACTTCATTTTCATTTTCTCCCACAAATTCCAGTTCAATACCACATTCTAAAAATGCCATTCGAACAAATTCTCTTACCAGAGTAGTTTTACCGGTTGAAATAACAAAATCATCTGGTTTATCTTGCTGTAAAATTAACCACATCGCTTCTATGTAATCTTTCGCGTGGCCCCAATCTCGTTGCGAGTTTAAGTTCCCAATATATAATGCATCCTGCAAACCTAAAACTATTTTAGCTGTAGCCATAGTAATTTTTCGGGTAACAAATGTTTCTCCTCGCAGAGGCGATTCATGATTAAATAAAATTCCATTGCAGGCAAACATATTATACGCCTCTCGATAATTTACAGTTATCCAATAGGCATAAATTTTTGCCACACCATAAGGCGAACGAGGATAAAAAGGTGTTTTTTCGGTTTGTGGTACTTCTTGCACTAAACCATACAGCTCTGAAGTTGAAGCCTGATAGACCTTGGTTTTTTCTGCCAGACCTAAAATTCTTACCGCTTCTAGTAATCTCATGGCTCCTAAACCATCAACATTTGCGACATATTCAGGAGTATCAAAACTAACTTTTACATGAGACATAGCCCCTAAATTATAGATCTCGTCAGGTTGAACTTCCTGAATTATTCTTATTAGATTGGTAGCATCAGATAAATCCCCATAATGAAGAATGAATCGAACGTTTTCCTCATGAAGGTCTCTAAACAAATGATCAATTCGTTGCGTATTAAATGATGAAGCTCTTCTTTTTACACCATGAACTTCGTAACCTTTCTCTAATAAAAATTCGGCTAAATAAGCTCCATCCTGACCAGTAACTCCGGTTATTAATGCTTTTTTCATTTTCTATATTTTAACCCAATTTGTCGGGATTATGTCATTCGTATTTATGGAATCGTCATTGAACCATCGTTTTGGAGCAATTACAATTTTATTAGGATTTTTATTCAGCCATGCACCCCACCAGCTAAAACTACTATTTGCTATAATATTGTGCTTGCAAGATGCCATTAATTTTAAATCTTCAAAATTTGTTGAAGCATCATTAAAATCAATAAATACTGTTTCTTGTTTGGTCGAAAAATTTGCTTTTACCCAATCCATATCATCCGAAAAGACAAAATAAACAGGATTATATACCTTATTTTCAACCATCTCCAAAGCTTTGTTATAATATTCTTCTTTACTTGTATTATGCAATGGATTATTTATATAGTCTCCTCTTCGAATATGTATCGAAACAGAATTTACAGACTCAATTTTTGCAATTGCAGCTTTAGTCTCTTTTTTTAGCAGTGTCCGCACTTCAAAATCTTCCCGAATTTCTTTTTCATACTTTATAAAATATTTCTCTGATTGGAAATAACCTTCCAGAAATATAATATCTCCTTTTAAATGAATCAGATCAGAATTATATCCAAAATCGACTTCTTTATAAAATACATTTTTTTGATAAAAACTCTTTATTTTTCTTAAATATCGATTGGGCTTTTTATAATTTTTAGAAATGACATTAAAATGGCTTAATGCATAGTTATGCAATTTATAGCTCTCAAATTGCGATATATCAAGAGAAAACTTTTGTTTTGTTTGTAATGCCAGAGCTTTAGCTGCTGCATATTGAAACAACTGATTTCCTAAACCACCAATTAACTGAACGACGATCATTTATTTTTTTAATAAATTTTCGATAATTAACAAATCTTCCTCCAGTAGTTCTGGATAATTTCCACAATAAAATCCATTTGCATGCATCATATCTGCACCTGGCATTTCATATAATTCGCTTACATACTTTTTGTAAAAAGGCTGCTCCTGCATATTTCCGGCTATCATTGGTCTAATTTCGACTCCAGCTTTTGTAAATTTATCCAGATAATATTCTCTTAGTTGCGGCGTTTTACAAACAAACGGAAAAGCGAAGGTAGACAATCTGTTGATATGATTGTGTTTTAGATAAACAAAGTCGGAATTGTCTTTTATAATATTTTCTATTCGCAAATAGTTTTGTTCTCTTTTACTTATATTTTCTTCTAAAAACTGCATTTGATATTGCCCCAAAAAGCCTGTAATTTCAGTAGGTCTGAAGTTGTATCCTAAATCATAGAAAGTGTACTTGGCCTGAAATTCTGACTGAATATCAAATCTCCCTCTCCATTTTTCCTGTTGTTCAGCAGTAAGATTTCTGTCCCAGCCATTGGCTCTTACAATTCTAAGCATTTCGGCAAAATCATCATCACTTGTACAAACCATTCCTCCCTCTATAGTTGACATATGATGGGCAACAAAAAAAGAGAAGCTCCCTCCAATTCCAAAATTACCGGTAGTTTCCTCTGGCAGTTCCGTTCCTAATGATTCGCAATTATCTTCTATTAAAATAATATTCCTTTGATCACAAATTTCTTTTATGACATCTATATCTCCTGTAAAACCTAAAATATTCGTGATAAACAAAGCCTTTAAATCTGTTGTTTTCAATCTTTCCAAAAGATGATAGGACATGGTATTCAATGTATCAGGCTCACAATCGAGAGCAACCGGAACCATTCCTAACTGAATAATTGGCATTGTATTGGTCGACCAAGTTAATGCTGAGAAAGCTACTTTGTCACCATCTTTCAACTTTCCTAAATTTTTTAAGGCCTGTAACATCGCTAAGTTCGCACTACCTCCACTATTAAATAATACTGCATGTTTACATTTTTGATATTGAGCAAATTTATCTTCAAATTTTTTACATTCAATATCCATACTTAATCTGTCTGCATTAAGAATGAAATCAGCCAAGGCTTTTTTAGTTTGTTCTTCTTTAAGAAATGCTTTTCGCATTAAGGGTATTCTCATTTTTTAATTTTATTAAAATATGGTTTTTCTAAATATTCATAAATATAAATTGACAATAAAACAGCGAAAGAAAATGATACCATATATTCTATTATCATGGATATAAAACTTGATATATTTAAATACATCGTCAATTTGGAAGTAAGATTTAACTTTGTAATTACAAAACAATGTATAACATAAAAAGAATAACTAACCATTCCTAATAATTGCATAAAACCATTAACCAGTAAAAACTCCAATTTGTTTCCTTTTATTAAATTCCCAAGAATTATCAAGAAGAAACCCATTTGAACTGTTATGTAAAATAATGCGCTATACAGTTTATCTGTCGTAACAGATGTTACCCAGTTAAAGTTTAACCAACCATACATTTGAAAAAATATGATAGAAAAACCTGCAATAACAATTAATTCTTTGTATTTAAATAAAACTTTAGATCGATTAATCTCCTCATGGTATTTTGCTAAAAAAACACCAAAAAAGAACCCTAAAAATCTAACGGGTTCTCCTATTATATGTTGTTCAATAAAAAAATGAATTAATAAAATTGATGTAAATATCAATAGTAGAAATATAATACTTGTAGTAATTTTATTTGGTAGGGTAATATATAATATTCCTGCTAAAATGTAAAAGTATATTTCGTAAACCAACGACCACGTGACTACGACAATACTTGAACTTGAATTAAAAATATTTAAAAAGAAAATATTATCTAAAATAACCTTTAGATGGAATCCATTATAAATTATAAAAGGGATAATTAAAATAAAAACAATTACGGGTAATAATCGAGAGTATCTTTTGTACATAAATTGGATAAAAGATATCTTATTATTAGGATTCGTTAAAGATTTGTAGATTAAAAATGAGCTAATTAAAAAAAAGCAATCTACACCAATATGACCAGAATGTAAAAATTTAATAATTGGCTCAAAAACAGAATCTTCACTTAAAAAGTAATCTTCCTTTTGAAATTTTCCGAAAAAATGAACCCCAAACACTAACAAAATAGCAAAACCCCGTAATCCTTCAATGAAAGAATATTTATTCGCTTTAGGGTTTAACTTTAGGGCATTATTAATCATTTTAATTTTTTATAACTTTCTATTACCTCTTCTATTCCTTTTTCTAATGATTTAGCAGGTTTAAATCCTTCTTTTACCATATTAGAAACATCCATGCATTTTTTAAGCATTCCGTTTGGTTTAGTATCATCCCACAAAATTTGTCCTAAGTATTCTACTTTTGAAGCGATCAAGGCTGCTAATTCTTTTATACTGATATCCGTTCCGGGACCTATATTAATAAAATTGGGAGAATTATAATTCTCGAAAAAGTATAAAATTGCCTTAGAAAAGTCTTCTACATGCAAAAACTCTCTTCGTGCAATTCCGGTGCCCCATAAACTAATAGAGGGATCATTATTGGTTTTAGCATCTGTAAATCTTTTTACTAATGATGATAAAACATGTGCATGATTTAAATCAAAAGAATCGTTTGGTCCGTATAAATTACTCGGAATTAAACTAATCCCGTTAAAACCATATTGTTTATTATAGCTTTCTAATAACTTAATGCCGGCAATTTTTGCAATTGCATAACCTTCGTTTGTGGGTTCAGGTTTACCATCTAAAAGATATTCTTCTCTCATAGGTTGTGGAGAAGCTGCTGGATAGATACAAGAACTTGCAATAAAAACAAACTTTTTAATATGATGCTTATATGCCGAATTAATTACATTTGACTGTATCATTAAATTGTCATACAAGAAAACTGCCGGATTATCAATATTAGCTTTAATACCTCCAACTTTAGCCGCAATATGAATGACGTACTCCGGTTTTTCTCTCTCAAAGAAAGCATCAACCTCTTGTTGATTGATTAAATCTAAAGTTTTGTGTGTTGTCGTTATTATATTAGAATACCCACTTTCCTTAAAAAGATCTAAAGTTATACTGCCCAACATTCCCGTATGCCCAGTAATATATATTTTAGCGTTTTTATTTATCATCTTGCTCGAATAATCCTGTTAGCTCTAATTTTTCTATTATCATCCTAGCTTCATTTAGATCTTTAGACCACCAGTCAGATTCCAGAATATGCTCTATTGTTAAAGCCGGGAATCTCATCTTAATGAATTTTGAAGGTGCGCCTGCTACAACTTCAAAAGGTTTTACATCTCTATTTACAAATGAATTTGCACCAATTACTGCACCATCACCTATAGTAACACCTCTTCTTATAACTGAATTGGTACCAATCCAGACATCATTTCCAATTACACATTCTTTTTCAGTCAGTGTTTCCCAGGCATTTTTATAAAAATGACTACTTGTAGAGACCCTGCTTATTTTATGTTCCCCTATACCAATACTAACATTACCTGCAATAGAACAGTATCTTCCAATTTTTGATTTGGTTATGATGCTATTAAATCCAATATAAGTATATTCTCCAATTTCATTCTCACCA
It includes:
- a CDS encoding glycosyltransferase family A protein — encoded protein: MLAIVIPYYKLIFFEETLKSLSEQTDKRFRVYIGNDASPEDPSLLLEEYKDKIDFVYQIFEENLGGISLAKHWERCIALVKEEDWIMILGDDDILEKNVVASWYEHYNVFHTKSNLVRFASKSLNMNLNGKISHSFTNPVWEKASDSYFRRFKGLTRSSLSEYTFSKRAFQEYGFFDFPLAWHSDDAAWLFFSDDKPIYSINESNLLIRYSSSSISGKQNNQKLKDLASENFYKQCIVEKMDFFSKPQQLDLILEYEISIKKNRKLRWTEWRYLLLFYLSAMQMNAFIKCLRRCCLSFRQKKI
- a CDS encoding glycosyltransferase family 2 protein, which produces MKDPIVSIVVPCYNQAQYLDEALQSVSDQTFENWECIVVNDGSSDNAEQIVRKWIEQDVRFKYYYQENAGVSSARNLGITNSVGQFILPLDGDDKIAKDYIKLAIRAFENDESLKLVYCKAEKFGDETGNWNLTPFSLKELALDNMIFCSAMYRKKDWELIGGYDNNMLDGLEDWEFWISLLKNGGNVSCLNIIGFYYRIKLVSRQKKLDGTIKERLFNYLSIKHADFFVEHLGSFGALNYNLQKEREGFSAKLKSEKFVLDLFCKTFFGFTIFGKINKG
- a CDS encoding glycosyltransferase family 2 protein, which gives rise to MSSSPKISVLMPVYNCELYIEEAIDSILNQTFSDFEFIIIDDASLDSTVSIIKNYNDPRIQLIVKPQNSGLTNSLNFGLSIAKGEYIARMDGDDISLPERFVKQVAFLDKNPETVLIGTYFKIIGKDKIVVVPEDHDDIKLAMLKDCCIGHPTVMMRKSYLDRFALIYDTQKEPAEDYDLWTRLLAVGKLYNLPEVLLNYRVHNSQVSHKRNEQQANTALEIKVNLLTNLNFERDDETQDFLKKIISRREFVSFSEINRFEDLKNKLLLANQTSFFEKTGFEKYLLEIQNNLYKDYFFKKEKYSPKVYLQYLKIRKKSPFKLKLWHETKLFVKSITFYSKK
- the gmd gene encoding GDP-mannose 4,6-dehydratase; translated protein: MKKALITGVTGQDGAYLAEFLLEKGYEVHGVKRRASSFNTQRIDHLFRDLHEENVRFILHYGDLSDATNLIRIIQEVQPDEIYNLGAMSHVKVSFDTPEYVANVDGLGAMRLLEAVRILGLAEKTKVYQASTSELYGLVQEVPQTEKTPFYPRSPYGVAKIYAYWITVNYREAYNMFACNGILFNHESPLRGETFVTRKITMATAKIVLGLQDALYIGNLNSQRDWGHAKDYIEAMWLILQQDKPDDFVISTGKTTLVREFVRMAFLECGIELEFVGENENEVGKVKSCSNPKYQIEIGKEVVKVDPTYYRPTEVDLLIGDSTKARTVLGWEPKFDLNDIVKQMVASDIELFEKEVK
- a CDS encoding alpha-1,2-fucosyltransferase, with the translated sequence MIVVQLIGGLGNQLFQYAAAKALALQTKQKFSLDISQFESYKLHNYALSHFNVISKNYKKPNRYLRKIKSFYQKNVFYKEVDFGYNSDLIHLKGDIIFLEGYFQSEKYFIKYEKEIREDFEVRTLLKKETKAAIAKIESVNSVSIHIRRGDYINNPLHNTSKEEYYNKALEMVENKVYNPVYFVFSDDMDWVKANFSTKQETVFIDFNDASTNFEDLKLMASCKHNIIANSSFSWWGAWLNKNPNKIVIAPKRWFNDDSINTNDIIPTNWVKI
- a CDS encoding DegT/DnrJ/EryC1/StrS family aminotransferase, coding for MRIPLMRKAFLKEEQTKKALADFILNADRLSMDIECKKFEDKFAQYQKCKHAVLFNSGGSANLAMLQALKNLGKLKDGDKVAFSALTWSTNTMPIIQLGMVPVALDCEPDTLNTMSYHLLERLKTTDLKALFITNILGFTGDIDVIKEICDQRNIILIEDNCESLGTELPEETTGNFGIGGSFSFFVAHHMSTIEGGMVCTSDDDFAEMLRIVRANGWDRNLTAEQQEKWRGRFDIQSEFQAKYTFYDLGYNFRPTEITGFLGQYQMQFLEENISKREQNYLRIENIIKDNSDFVYLKHNHINRLSTFAFPFVCKTPQLREYYLDKFTKAGVEIRPMIAGNMQEQPFYKKYVSELYEMPGADMMHANGFYCGNYPELLEEDLLIIENLLKK
- a CDS encoding acyltransferase family protein, producing MINNALKLNPKANKYSFIEGLRGFAILLVFGVHFFGKFQKEDYFLSEDSVFEPIIKFLHSGHIGVDCFFLISSFLIYKSLTNPNNKISFIQFMYKRYSRLLPVIVFILIIPFIIYNGFHLKVILDNIFFLNIFNSSSSIVVVTWSLVYEIYFYILAGILYITLPNKITTSIIFLLLIFTSILLIHFFIEQHIIGEPVRFLGFFFGVFLAKYHEEINRSKVLFKYKELIVIAGFSIIFFQMYGWLNFNWVTSVTTDKLYSALFYITVQMGFFLIILGNLIKGNKLEFLLVNGFMQLLGMVSYSFYVIHCFVITKLNLTSKLTMYLNISSFISMIIEYMVSFSFAVLLSIYIYEYLEKPYFNKIKK
- a CDS encoding GDP-L-fucose synthase family protein — protein: MINKNAKIYITGHTGMLGSITLDLFKESGYSNIITTTHKTLDLINQQEVDAFFEREKPEYVIHIAAKVGGIKANIDNPAVFLYDNLMIQSNVINSAYKHHIKKFVFIASSCIYPAASPQPMREEYLLDGKPEPTNEGYAIAKIAGIKLLESYNKQYGFNGISLIPSNLYGPNDSFDLNHAHVLSSLVKRFTDAKTNNDPSISLWGTGIARREFLHVEDFSKAILYFFENYNSPNFINIGPGTDISIKELAALIASKVEYLGQILWDDTKPNGMLKKCMDVSNMVKEGFKPAKSLEKGIEEVIESYKKLK
- a CDS encoding CatB-related O-acetyltransferase codes for the protein MKKIVKRIYRAINRRFAKRENLLVNPNQGKFHNVEIMSSTILSGENEIGEYTYIGFNSIITKSKIGRYCSIAGNVSIGIGEHKISRVSTSSHFYKNAWETLTEKECVIGNDVWIGTNSVIRRGVTIGDGAVIGANSFVNRDVKPFEVVAGAPSKFIKMRFPALTIEHILESDWWSKDLNEARMIIEKLELTGLFEQDDK